A genomic region of Trifolium pratense cultivar HEN17-A07 linkage group LG3, ARS_RC_1.1, whole genome shotgun sequence contains the following coding sequences:
- the LOC123918383 gene encoding RHOMBOID-like protein 13 — protein MGKPLIYEILEKPATSCIIAICSAIWFYIQKKNIGYSHVGLSYETAMEGQYWRIITSAFSHISIIHLVFNMSALWSLGVVEQLDHVGLGVEYYLQYTLVLIVVSGVLVLAMYHLLIQRFKVDYFRRVTAVGYSCVVFGWMTILSVKQPSSKLELFGFLSLPISFAPFESLIFTSIIVPQASFIGHLSGIVVGYAIAWGLIHGMTNYWALSLLGWIVLVFVLSLKKSGALDLNFIEIESVTDPSLPSVRFLGTGNGRTLQMSALPDGNVELV, from the coding sequence ATGGGGAAGCCTTTGATATATGAGATCTTGGAAAAACCAGCCACAAGTTGTATTATAGCAATATGCAGTGCAATTTGGTTTTatatacaaaagaaaaacattggTTATTCACATGTTGGTTTGAGTTATGAGACTGCTATGGAAGGACAATATTGGAGAATAATCACTTCTGCATTTTCTCATATAAGTATAATTCATCTTGTTTTTAACATGAGTGCACTTTGGAGTCTTGGTGTTGTGGAGCAATTGGATCATGTTGGTCTTGGTGTTGAGTATTATTTGCAGTATACACTTGTGTTGATTGTTGTATCAGGAGTGTTGGTTTTGGCAATGTATCACTTGTTGATTCAAAGATTCAAGGTTGATTATTTTCGTCGAGTGACTGCTGTTGGATATTCGTGCGTTGTTTTTGGTTGGATGACGATTCTTTCTGTGAAGCAACCTTCTTCCAAGTTGGAGCTTTTTGGATTTCTTTCGCTTCCTATTAGTTTTGCTCCGTTTGAGTCGCTTATTTTCACTTCGATTATTGTTCCTCAAGCAAGTTTTATTGGTCATTTATCTGGGATTGTTGTTGGATATGCTATAGCTTGGGGTTTGATTCATGGGATGACAAATTACTGGGCACTTTCGTTGTTGGGTTGGATTGTTCTTGTCTTTGTTTTGAGTTTGAAGAAATCTGGTGCACTTGACCTGAACTTCATTGAGATTGAATCTGTTACTGATCCATCTTTACCGTCTGTGCGGTTTTTGGGAACTGGCAATGGCAGAACCCTGCAGATGAGTGCATTGCCGGATGGAAATGTTGAACTTGTCTAA
- the LOC123917596 gene encoding protein ENHANCED DISEASE RESISTANCE 2-like, whose translation MMAGSEDQTKSEWIDRIRSEGAIPFLDSDKCSNGWASPPGDAFMVRGPEYFTTKVKIPAGDYLLKPLGFDWITSSTKIGEILKHPNSRVRKVIENEFPDGDRPFVWAFNLQLPTKDNYSAVAYFTNKEPIVEGSLMDRFLKGDDAFRNSRLKLIANIVNGPWIVRKAVGEQAICIIGRALSCKYCVTENIMEVDIDIGSSMVASAIVHLAFGYVTTMTVDLAFLIEGQTESELPEKLLGAFRFSNLDPASARSIEPSSIPTTASLPKSLPTRWWNSLGQILHSGSQEDGSTPGSQNSK comes from the coding sequence ATGATGGCCGGCTCTGAGGATCAAACCAAATCTGAGTGGATAGATAGAATAAGATCTGAAGGAGCCATTCCATTTCTTGATTCGGATAAATGTTCAAATGGTTGGGCTTCTCCACCTGGCGATGCATTCATGGTTAGAGGTCCCGAGTATTTTACCACAAAGGTTAAGATTCCAGCAGGTGATTATCTACTGAAACCTCTTGGATTTGATTGGATAACAAGTTCAACAAAAATTGGTGAGATATTGAAGCATCCAAATAGCAGAGTTAGGAAGGTGATTGAGAATGAGTTTCCAGATGGTGATAGGCCTTTCGTGTGGGCATTCAATCTTCAACTTCCAACCAAAGATAACTATAGTGCCGTTGCATATTTTACAAACAAAGAGCCTATTGTGGAGGGTTCACTAATGGACAGATTCTTGAAAGGCGATGATGCTTTTAGAAACTCAAGACTTAAGTTGATTGCTAATATTGTTAATGGTCCTTGGATTGTGAGAAAAGCAGTTGGGGAGCAAGCAATATGTATAATTGGGCGTGCACTTTCATGTAAGTACTGTGTGACAGAGAATATCATGGAAGTAGATATTGATATTGGATCTTCTATGGTTGCATCTGCAATAGTTCATTTGGCATTTGGTTATGTGACAACTATGACGGTTGACCTGGCTTTTCTTATTGAGGGACAAACTGAATCAGAGCTTCCAGAAAAACTCTTGGGTGCATTCAGATTTTCAAACCTTGATCCTGCTTCTGCTAGATCAATTGAGCCATCATCTATTCCCACCACTGCTAGTTTACCAAAATCTTTGCCAACAAGATGGTGGAATTCACTTGGGCAGATTCTTCATTCAGGTTCTCAGGAAGATGGCTCTACTCCTGGCtcacaaaattcaaaataa
- the LOC123918803 gene encoding uncharacterized protein LOC123918803 isoform X3 — MLHTIKTVLTNPQVSSFPRSLSSNVNLCRQTSTVRFCTKSDSNRKMDKAQKPTSEKKETTEHGDVMSHSFGEGYATRSDEEGFGGVYGENQSLQKDKSVHENHPDYDKTQGSEVKEKEKARHQSNASA, encoded by the exons ATGCTTCACACAATAAAAACGGTTTTAACTAATCCACAAGTTTCTTCATTTCCACGTTCACTCTCTTCCAACGTTAATCTTTGTCGGCAAACTTCCACCGTTAGATTTTGTACCAAATCTGATTCTAACCGTAAGATGGACAAGGCTCAAAAGCCTACTAGTGAGAAAAAGGAAACTACTGAGCATGG GGATGTGATGTCTCATTCGTTTGGAGAAGGGTATGCTACAAGATCTGATGAAGAAGGATTTGGAGGGGTATATGGTGAAAATCAATCTCTTCAGAAAGATAAGTCTGTTCATGAAAATCACCCAg ATTATGACAAGACACAGGGAAGCGAGGTGAAAGAGAAGGAAAAAGCGAGGCACCAGAGCAATGCCAGTGCTTAG
- the LOC123918803 gene encoding uncharacterized protein LOC123918803 isoform X5, with amino-acid sequence MLHTIKTVLTNPQVSSFPRSLSSNVNLCRQTSTVRFCTKSDSNRKMDKAQKPTSEKKETTEHGDVMSHSFGEGYATRSDEEGFGGVYDYDKTQGSEVKEKEKARHQSNASA; translated from the exons ATGCTTCACACAATAAAAACGGTTTTAACTAATCCACAAGTTTCTTCATTTCCACGTTCACTCTCTTCCAACGTTAATCTTTGTCGGCAAACTTCCACCGTTAGATTTTGTACCAAATCTGATTCTAACCGTAAGATGGACAAGGCTCAAAAGCCTACTAGTGAGAAAAAGGAAACTACTGAGCATGG GGATGTGATGTCTCATTCGTTTGGAGAAGGGTATGCTACAAGATCTGATGAAGAAGGATTTGGAGGGGTATATG ATTATGACAAGACACAGGGAAGCGAGGTGAAAGAGAAGGAAAAAGCGAGGCACCAGAGCAATGCCAGTGCTTAG
- the LOC123918803 gene encoding uncharacterized protein LOC123918803 isoform X1: protein MHLLPFKSSSSHTKEPLELAHTDVWGPAPIMSSSGFKYYVHFVDDFSRFTWIYPLKQKSETVQAFIQFKNLTENQFNKRIKVIQCNGGGEYKPVQKLVIEAGIQFRMSCPYTSQQNGRAERKHRHIVEFGLTLLAQAQMPLHYWWEAFSTAVYLINRLPSQVTQNESPYSVMLQKEPDYKLLKPFGCACYPCLKPYNQHKLQFHTTRCVFLGYSNSHKGYKCLNSHGRTFISRHVIFNEDHFPFHDGFLNTRSPLKTTINSSSTSFPLCTAGNDIDVITEVENPTEINTEDPQDVNSDTEQIDNDSSEDNTTHDESLDITQQRTQIQAIQYTQGVSRVFIFFEEEVWHS from the coding sequence ATGCATCTTTTACCTTTTAAGTCTTCTTCTTCTCATACTAAGGAACCACTTGAGTTGGCCCACACTGATGTATGGGGTCCTGCACCAATAATGTCATCATCTGGTTTTAAATATTATGTGcattttgttgatgattttagTAGATTCACTTGGATTTATCCTTTGAAACAAAAGTCTGAGACTGTGCAAGCTTTCATTCAATTTAAGAACTTGActgaaaatcaatttaataaaagaattaaaGTAATTCAGTGTAATGGTGGTGGTGAATATAAACCTGTGCAAAAACTTGTAATAGAAGCTGGCATACAATTTAGAATGTCATGTCCATATACCTCTCAACAAAATGGAAGAGCTGAGAGGAAACATAGACATATAGTTGAGTTTGGTTTAACCTTACTTGCACAAGCTCAAATGCCCTTACATTATTGGTGGGAAGCTTTCTCTACTGCAGTATACCTCATAAATAGATTGCCATCTCAAGTTACTCAAAATGAGAGTCCTTATTCAGTGATGCTTCAGAAAGAACCTGACTATAAGCTCCTAAAACCATTTGGTTGTGCATGTTACCCCTGCCTCAAACCATATAACCAACACAAGTTACAATTCCACACAACCAGGTGTGTATTCTTGGGATATAGCAACTCACACAAAGGGTACAAATGTCTCAACTCTCATGGAAGGACTTTCATATCCAGACATGTCATCTTTAATGAAGATCACTTTCCATTCCATGATGGGTTTCTCAATACAAGAAGTCCTCTAAAAACAACAATTAACAGTTCATCTACTTCTTTTCCTTTGTGCACTGCAGGTAATGACATCGATGTTATCACTGAAGTAGAAAATCCAACTGAAATAAACACAGAAGACCCCCAAGATGTTAACAGTGACACTGAACAAATTGACAATGATTCGTCAGAAGATAACACCACTCATGACGAGTCACTGGACATAACTCAGCAGCGAACACAAATACAGGCAATTCAATACACACAAGGAGTAAGTCGggtgttcattttttttgaagaagaagtcTGGCATTCATAA
- the LOC123918803 gene encoding uncharacterized protein LOC123918803 isoform X4 codes for MLHTIKTVLTNPQVSSFPRSLSSNVNLCRQTSTVRFCTKSDSNRKMDKAQKPTSEKKETTEHGDVMSHSFGEGYATRSDEEGFGGVYGENQSLQKDKSVHENHPGQVDREGNTKRAT; via the exons ATGCTTCACACAATAAAAACGGTTTTAACTAATCCACAAGTTTCTTCATTTCCACGTTCACTCTCTTCCAACGTTAATCTTTGTCGGCAAACTTCCACCGTTAGATTTTGTACCAAATCTGATTCTAACCGTAAGATGGACAAGGCTCAAAAGCCTACTAGTGAGAAAAAGGAAACTACTGAGCATGG GGATGTGATGTCTCATTCGTTTGGAGAAGGGTATGCTACAAGATCTGATGAAGAAGGATTTGGAGGGGTATATGGTGAAAATCAATCTCTTCAGAAAGATAAGTCTGTTCATGAAAATCACCCAg GACAAGTTGACAGGGAAGGTAATACTAAAAGGGCTACTTAA
- the LOC123918803 gene encoding uncharacterized protein LOC123918803 isoform X2: protein MASAASNNNKNDLPSSISVKLDRNNYPLWKSLVLPVVKGCKLDGYMLGTKQCPVEFITSSNSGKKNNPAFVEWQADDQRLLGWMLNSMNTEIATQLLHCETSKQLWDEAQSLAGAHTRSQIVYLKSEFHSIRKGEMKMEDYLIKMKNLADKLKLAGNPISTSDLIIQTLNGLDSEYNPVVVKLSDQTTLSWVDLLQAQLLTFESRIEQLNNLTNLTLNATTNVANRSDHRGKRFNSNNNWRGSNFRGWRGGRGRVKSSKNTCQVCGLSNHIAIDCFHRFDKTTQDPTIRQIITSKDLTMPSYPLRIQLKTMTSTLIAVQAIV from the coding sequence atggcatCTGCTGccagcaacaacaacaagaatGATCTTCCATCATCTATATCTGTCAAGCTGGACAGAAACAATTATCCCTTATGGAAATCTTTGGTCCTACCAGTGGTCAAAGGATGCAAACTCGATGGATATATGCTTGGAACAAAACAGTGTCCTGTAGAGTTCATTACATCTTCTAACTCAGGCAAGAAAAACAATCCTGCCTTTGTAGAATGGCAAGCCGATGATCAGCGCCTCCTTGGATGGATGCTCAACTCGATGAATACTGAAATTGCAACACAACTGTTGCATTGTGAGACCTCCAAACAACTTTGGGATGAGGCTCAAAGTCTGGCTGGAGCACACACAAGGTCTCAAATCGTCTATCTCAAGTCTGAATTTCACAGCATCAGAAAAGGAGAAATGAAAATGGAAGACTACCTAATCAAAATGAAGAACCTTGCTGACAAACTCAAACTTGCAGGCAATCCAATTTCAACTTCTGATTTGATCATTCAAACTCTAAATGGTCTGGATTCTGAATATAATCCTGTAGTTGTCAAACTGTCCGATCAAACTACACTTAGTTGGGTGGATTTATTACAAGCTCAATTACTAACTTTTGAAAGTAGAATTGAGCAGCTGAATAACCTCACCAACCTGACCCTCAATGCAACAACAAATGTTGCAAACAGATCTGACCACCGAGGAAAAAGGTTCAATTCAAACAACAATTGGAGAGGTTCTAACTTCAGAGGTTGGAGAGGAGGCAGAGGAAGAGTTAAGTCATCCAAGAACACATGCCAGGTATGTGGTCTGAGTAACCACATCGCAATAGACTGCTTTCACAGGTTCGACAAAACTACTCAAGATCCAACCATTCGGCAGATCATAACAAGCAAGGATCTCACAATGCCTTCTTATCCTCTAAGAATTCAGTTGAAGACTATGACTAGTACTTTGATAGCGGTGCAAGCAATCGTGTGA
- the LOC123915805 gene encoding F-box protein SKIP16 isoform X1 — protein sequence MDLESVGDLAFHMILENLKPEDIASISCVSNRFRSVTSDDSLWSKICFHELSLTQPIDHRGNPLPSFKEAYRTWREDFVMYPWSLVKRVKRCWDNIETWLVNNFPEAKETLCEGASEAEIQELEDVLNVKLPLPTRILYRLHNGQEIEKLDVDTSTDAFGTSLGIIGGYSFYDHLVNVYLLPISHIIEETQQITNNLGFLRRSKYVLVAASSTYSEKLFFLNCTNGQLYVGTKELITNRDMMPCVPRNLISLDRELDGEKIQDAMLLWLEEHGRRLQRGSIKLIEEGKAKSINLFPEEPPLCSTAVTNGVQVRASALVIPELTDLQEGREKYLFSYSIRLSLQPQGCMINGISHRSCQLYWRHWLIHANDVVVSDVDGEAVIGMMSLQYPLLRPGDKEFAYQSCAALPTSSGSVEGSFTFVPGRLVEPKGDPFIATVARFPLERPDYIF from the exons ATGGATTTAGAATCGGTTGGTGATTTAGCGTTTCATATGATTTTGGAAAATCTGAAACCCGAAGACATTGCAAGTATTTCATGTGTAAGTAACAGGTTTAGGTCTGTCACTTCCGATGACTCTCTTTGGTCCAAAATCTGCTTCCATGAACTTTCTCTCACTCAACCCATTGATCATCGTGGAAACCCTCTTCCTTCCTTTAAG GAAGCTTATAGAACTTGGAGAGAAGATTTTGTTATGTATCCTTGGTCTCTTGTTAAGCGTGTAAAAAGGTGTTGGGACAATATAGAAACCTGGCTCGTCAATAATTTTCCGGAAGCTAAGGAGACTCTTTGTGAAGGTGCATCGGAAGCTGAGATTCAAGAGTTGGAGGATGTCTTGAATGTTAAATTGCCTCTTCCTACAAGGATCCTTTACCGCTTACATAATGGGCAAGAGATTGAAAAACTAGATGTCGATACCTCTACCGACGCATTTGGCACTTCTTTGGGAATAATTGGTGGTTACTCATTCTATGATCATTTGGTGAATGTTTATTTATTACCTATAAGTCATATAATTGAAGAAACCCAGCAAATTACAAACAACTTGGGATTTTTAAGAAGATCCAAGTACGTTCTTGTGGCTGCTTCGTCCACGTACTCTGAGAAGTTGTTTTTCCTCAACTGTACCAATGGTCAACTATATGTTGGAACCAAGGAGCTTATTACCAATAGAGATATGATGCCATGTGTTCCTCGTAATCTGATTAGTTTGGATCGTGAGTTGGATGGCGAAAAGATACAGGATGCCATGCTGCTGTGGTTAGAAGAACATGGCCGCCGTTTACAACGTGGCTCTATCAAACTGATCGAAGAAGGAAAGGCCAAAAGCATTAATCTTTTCCCAGAAGAACCCCCTCTTTGCTCAACTGCTGTAACCAATGGTGTGCAG gTTCGCGCCTCTGCGTTGGTTATCCCTGAGTTGACTGATCTTCAAGAAGGCCGTGAGAAGTACTTATTTTCTTATTCAATCCGCTTGTCCTTACAACCTCAAGGGTGCATGATCAATGGAATATCCCACAGGTCTTGCCAGCTTTATTGGAGGCACTGGCTCATCCATGCTAATGATGTTGTAGTATCTGATGTCGATGGAGAAGCTGTTATAGGAATG ATGTCTTTGCAGTACCCACTTTTGCGTCCAGGTGATAAAGAATTTGCTTATCAGAGTTGCGCAGCTCTACCAACATCATCAGGTTCCGTTGAAGGTTCCTTTACCTTTGTACCCGgaag ATTGGTAGAACCAAAAGGAGATCCTTTCATAGCTACAGTTGCGCGTTTCCCTCTCGAGCGGCCAGACTATATTTTCTAA
- the LOC123915805 gene encoding F-box protein SKIP16 isoform X2 yields the protein MDLESVGDLAFHMILENLKPEDIASISCVSNRFRSVTSDDSLWSKICFHELSLTQPIDHRGNPLPSFKEAYRTWREDFVMYPWSLVKRVKRCWDNIETWLVNNFPEAKETLCEGASEAEIQELEDVLNVKLPLPTRILYRLHNGQEIEKLDVDTSTDAFGTSLGIIGGYSFYDHLVNVYLLPISHIIEETQQITNNLGFLRRSKYVLVAASSTYSEKLFFLNCTNGQLYVGTKELITNRDMMPCVPRNLISLDRELDGEKIQDAMLLWLEEHGRRLQRGSIKLIEEGKAKSINLFPEEPPLCSTAVTNGVQVRASALVIPELTDLQEGREKYLFSYSIRLSLQPQGCMINGISHRSCQLYWRHWLIHANDVVVSDVDGEAVIGMYPLLRPGDKEFAYQSCAALPTSSGSVEGSFTFVPGRLVEPKGDPFIATVARFPLERPDYIF from the exons ATGGATTTAGAATCGGTTGGTGATTTAGCGTTTCATATGATTTTGGAAAATCTGAAACCCGAAGACATTGCAAGTATTTCATGTGTAAGTAACAGGTTTAGGTCTGTCACTTCCGATGACTCTCTTTGGTCCAAAATCTGCTTCCATGAACTTTCTCTCACTCAACCCATTGATCATCGTGGAAACCCTCTTCCTTCCTTTAAG GAAGCTTATAGAACTTGGAGAGAAGATTTTGTTATGTATCCTTGGTCTCTTGTTAAGCGTGTAAAAAGGTGTTGGGACAATATAGAAACCTGGCTCGTCAATAATTTTCCGGAAGCTAAGGAGACTCTTTGTGAAGGTGCATCGGAAGCTGAGATTCAAGAGTTGGAGGATGTCTTGAATGTTAAATTGCCTCTTCCTACAAGGATCCTTTACCGCTTACATAATGGGCAAGAGATTGAAAAACTAGATGTCGATACCTCTACCGACGCATTTGGCACTTCTTTGGGAATAATTGGTGGTTACTCATTCTATGATCATTTGGTGAATGTTTATTTATTACCTATAAGTCATATAATTGAAGAAACCCAGCAAATTACAAACAACTTGGGATTTTTAAGAAGATCCAAGTACGTTCTTGTGGCTGCTTCGTCCACGTACTCTGAGAAGTTGTTTTTCCTCAACTGTACCAATGGTCAACTATATGTTGGAACCAAGGAGCTTATTACCAATAGAGATATGATGCCATGTGTTCCTCGTAATCTGATTAGTTTGGATCGTGAGTTGGATGGCGAAAAGATACAGGATGCCATGCTGCTGTGGTTAGAAGAACATGGCCGCCGTTTACAACGTGGCTCTATCAAACTGATCGAAGAAGGAAAGGCCAAAAGCATTAATCTTTTCCCAGAAGAACCCCCTCTTTGCTCAACTGCTGTAACCAATGGTGTGCAG gTTCGCGCCTCTGCGTTGGTTATCCCTGAGTTGACTGATCTTCAAGAAGGCCGTGAGAAGTACTTATTTTCTTATTCAATCCGCTTGTCCTTACAACCTCAAGGGTGCATGATCAATGGAATATCCCACAGGTCTTGCCAGCTTTATTGGAGGCACTGGCTCATCCATGCTAATGATGTTGTAGTATCTGATGTCGATGGAGAAGCTGTTATAGGAATG TACCCACTTTTGCGTCCAGGTGATAAAGAATTTGCTTATCAGAGTTGCGCAGCTCTACCAACATCATCAGGTTCCGTTGAAGGTTCCTTTACCTTTGTACCCGgaag ATTGGTAGAACCAAAAGGAGATCCTTTCATAGCTACAGTTGCGCGTTTCCCTCTCGAGCGGCCAGACTATATTTTCTAA